TTGCAAGCACTGCAAGATCGCGCTATGCTCACTATCCACCGTCAATATGGAAACCCCTTTAGCGGCCGCTTTTTTTGTAACCAATTCACCTGCGGCAACCAAAGTCTCTTTGTTAGCCAGTGCAATCGTCGCTCCCGCTTCGATCGCGTGGAGCGTCGGTTTCAAACCGGCGAAACCGACAAGTGCATTGAGCGCAATATCGACTGCAGGATGTGCTGCAGCCGCCAGCAAGCCTGTTTCACCCGATAAGATGGTGGTTCGGCCCCGATATCGTTTGCGCAGCTCCTGTGTCGCATTTTCGTCGACCAACACGGCAACTTCCGGTTCATAACGCTCTATCTGCTCCTGCAATAAGGCTGCATTCTGCTTTGCCATTAAAACCTTGACAGTAAAACGCTCTGGATGTTGCGTTACAACATCCAGCGTCTGCGTGCCAATTGAGCCTGTACTGCCCCATATCGCAAGACCTTTGCTCTTCATGCCCAATCCTCCTATCCGGCAACTGCCTGAATATAATAATACACTACCGGCACAGCAAACAAAACACTATCAAAGCGGTCCAAAACGCCGCCGTGCCCTGGAAACAGCGTGCCGGAATCTTTCACCCCGGCAAATCGCTTTAACGCCGATTCAGCTAAATCGCCAAGCGGAGCCGTTAAGCCGATCAATACGCCTAACCCAGCCGCTGAAAAAGCACTCAAACCCAGCCATACCTGTCCAAGATAAATCGTTAGCGCAACACAGCACAGCAAACCGCCGATAAAGCCCTCGACCGTTTTACCCGGACTGATTGACGGAGATAATTTATGCCGCCCCCATTGCCGGCCAACAAAAAAAGCCATCGTATCGCTTGACCAAATTCCCAAAAATGCAATCCCGAGATAGACGGCTCCAGCCGCGACAAAAGAACCAAACAATTCAACATTCACCGCTCCGCTCAAGAAGCGCAGCAAAACCAAGTGTGAAAATCCTGCGCCAATATAGAGGGCCCCCAAACAAGTAAACGCCGCGGTCTGCAGGGAATACCGAGCGCGTCCTAATACGGCCAAGCTCATCACCGCCAACGCGGCAAACGATGTTATCGCGTAGAGTTCTCGGCCGTTTCCCTGCCAGGCGCAGCCAAGCAAAAGCAGCAGGAACGCCCCCCCTGCCATCTGCGGAATTTCAATCGCAGCAGCACTGCAAATGCCTCGCCACTCATGCCAAGCGCAGAGCGTTAACGCTGTAACGGCTGCAACAAAAAGCCAGCCTCCCTGCACGACGACAAGAACGCTTAATGGGATTCCAACCAAAGCAGTCAGGATTCTTTTCACTAACATATATTCACCTCTTTAATCCCCCAAACCGCCGCTCTCTCTTTTGATAGGCGATCATCGCTGCAGCAAATTCTTCTACGCTAAAATCCGGCCACAGCGTTTCCGTAAACCAAAATTCAGTATAGGCCAACTGCCACAGCAAAAAATTACTGATGCGAAAATCACCGCTAGGACGGATCAACAAGTCCGGATCCGGTTGTCCCGCAGTATATAATTGATCAGAAATAGACGCTTCAGAAATGGCATCATAAGATATTTCCCCTTCTTTCACCTGCATTGCAAGGGCGCGGACGGCTTGAACAATTTCAGCCCGACCGCCGTAATTCACCGCTACATTGAAGATAAGGCCCGGATTGTTTGCGGTCAGACATTCCGCGTCAGCAAAGGTCTGCTGCAACACCATCGGCAGACCCGCGATATCTCCGATAAAACGGATTCGCACTCGATTACGATGCAATTCATCTATTTCCTGTTCCAAAAACTCTTTGAACAGCGTCATTAAAAAATCCACTTCCGAACTGGGACGTCGCCAATTTTCTGTGGAAAAGGCATAAACGGTTAAGACCTGCAGCCCAGCATCCGAGGCAAATTGAACAATGCGTTTCAAAGTCTCAACACCTTGACGATGGCCAAAGGTCCGCGGCATCGCACGTTTTTTTGCCCAGCGTCCGTTGCCGTCCATGATAATCGCAACATGACGCGGCATCTTTTCCCTATCCAATTCAAATTCAGCAATATTTTTATCCGCTTTGCCGAACCATTTTTTCCACATCTTCCTGACCTCCAGCCACAAATCTTTTACGGCTTTTTACATAAACGAAGCCCCCTCGTATGAGGGGGCAAAACAGCCTTGTCCAGGCCTCCGCCAGTCAGTTCGGAGAAACAGCCGTATTCTGACCGTGTTTTGCCATTTTTGCTGCCACGACAAGCTGGTATACACCCTTGCTGTCAACGGTCTGACGGATTACATATAATGCAGCCTCATCCAACTGCAGTTGTCTGGATCCAGATCCACTAGGAGCCGTTTTCACGACCTCATATGCCCTGTCGGCCGCTTCCAGTCTTGCACAAGCAACCGGCAACGCCAAGGCGACTACGTCAATTTCAAGCATGGTTACACTTCCATGATTTCTTTTTCTTTTGCCGCCATGACAGCATCGACCTCTTTGATATACTTATCGGTCAATTTTTGAATGTCTTCTTGGCCTTTTTTGGCCTCATCCTCTGAAATCAGTTTGTCTTTTTCCAGTTTCTTCACTGCATCGTTGGCATCGCGGCGCAGATTGCGCACCGTCACACGCGACTCCTCCGATTTCTTGTGCACTTGTTTGACGAGTTCCTGACGACGCTCCTGCGTCAATTGAGGAATATTCAAACGGATAATCGCTCCGTCGCTATTCGGATTCATTCCCAGATCCGATTTCATGATCGCCTTTTCAATTGCCGGCACCATTGTTTTTTCCCAGGGTTGGATAACAATGGTTCGGGGTTCTGGTACCGATACATTGGCGACCTGATTGACCGCCGTCGGCGTTCCGTAATAATCAACCATGACTTTTTCTAAGAGCGCCGGGGTAGCACGGCCAGCCCGCAAAGTAGATAATTCTTTGCGCAATGCTTCCATTGCCTTTTTCATTTTATCTTCATATTGATTAAAAATATCCTTGATCATATTAGCCCCTCCCTACAACAGTACCAATCTCATGTCCCAAGGCCGCCTTTAAAATGTTTCCCGGTACATCCATATTAAATACAATGATTGGAATCTTATTATCCATGCACAGACTTGTGGCAGTCGAATCCATTACGCCTAAGCCGCGTTGCAATACTTCAATATATGCCAGTTCATCAAATTTCTTTGCATTTGGATTTTGTCTCGGATCCGAATCATAAACACCGTCAACATTTTTCTTGGCCATAAGAATTACATCCGCTTCGATTTCCGCGGCACGAAGCGCTGCCGTTGTATCGGTGGAAAAATACGGATTTCCGGTTCCTGCAGCAAAAACAACGACGCGACCTTTTTCCATATGACGAATCGCCTTGCGCCGAATATAAGGTTCTGCAACCTGACGCATTTCGATGGCAGTTTGAACCCGGCTGTCCACATCACAGTGCTCCAATGCATCCTGCATGGCAAGCGCATTCATCACTGTAGCCAACATGCCCATGTAATCCGCAGTCGCCCGGTCCATTCCCTTTGCACTACCTGACAAACCACGCCAGATATTGCCGCCGCCAACTACCACCGCTACTTCAATGCCAGTTGCACGCAATTCTTTGATTTCGCGAGCAATTGCATCCACGACCACTGGATCAATCCCGTATCCTTGACTGCCCGCCAACGCTTCCCCGCTCAATTTTAGAACCACTCGCTTATATTTCGACGTACTCAAGCTATAGGCCTCCATTTCTCCGTTTAAATTTATTCCACATCGACAGGTAAAAGTCCTTTCACTGCCGTCCTTACCTAGAAAAAAGAGAACACGAAGTGTTCTCTTTTATTGTTTCACTGCTGCAGCTACTTCAGCAGCAAAATCATTGGCTTTTTTCTCAATGCCTTCACCCAGTTGATAGCGGGTGAAACGACGGATCGAAATATTTTCGCCGATCTTCGAAATCGCTTCGTTGATCATTTGTGCAATCGTCTTATCCGGATCCTTAATGAATCCCTGTTCCATCAAACAGATTTCTTTATAAAATTTATCAACCCGGCCAACTACCATTTTTTCAACAATATTGGCAGGCTTGCCTTCATTCAGCGCTTGCGCCTTGAGAACTTCCATTTCATGTTCCACGACTTCAGCCGGAACTTCTTCACGACGGACATAGGCCGGATTCGCAGCAGCGATTTGCATCGCAATATCTTTAGCCATGGCCTTAAAGTTATCGGTTTTTGCGACAAAATCAGTCTCGCAGTTTACCTCGACCAATACGCCGATGCGGCCGTTGGCATGGATGTAAGATTCTACAACACCCTCAGCAGCAACACGCCCTGCTTTTTTAGCAGCAGCCGACAAACCTTTTTCACGCAGAAAATCCACGGCTTTATCAATATCGCCATTTGTTTCGGTCA
The sequence above is drawn from the Azotosporobacter soli genome and encodes:
- the pyrH gene encoding UMP kinase; its protein translation is MSTSKYKRVVLKLSGEALAGSQGYGIDPVVVDAIAREIKELRATGIEVAVVVGGGNIWRGLSGSAKGMDRATADYMGMLATVMNALAMQDALEHCDVDSRVQTAIEMRQVAEPYIRRKAIRHMEKGRVVVFAAGTGNPYFSTDTTAALRAAEIEADVILMAKKNVDGVYDSDPRQNPNAKKFDELAYIEVLQRGLGVMDSTATSLCMDNKIPIIVFNMDVPGNILKAALGHEIGTVVGRG
- a CDS encoding isoprenyl transferase is translated as MWKKWFGKADKNIAEFELDREKMPRHVAIIMDGNGRWAKKRAMPRTFGHRQGVETLKRIVQFASDAGLQVLTVYAFSTENWRRPSSEVDFLMTLFKEFLEQEIDELHRNRVRIRFIGDIAGLPMVLQQTFADAECLTANNPGLIFNVAVNYGGRAEIVQAVRALAMQVKEGEISYDAISEASISDQLYTAGQPDPDLLIRPSGDFRISNFLLWQLAYTEFWFTETLWPDFSVEEFAAAMIAYQKRERRFGGLKR
- the tsf gene encoding translation elongation factor Ts, yielding MVTAEMVKQLRELTGAGMMDCKKALTETNGDIDKAVDFLREKGLSAAAKKAGRVAAEGVVESYIHANGRIGVLVEVNCETDFVAKTDNFKAMAKDIAMQIAAANPAYVRREEVPAEVVEHEMEVLKAQALNEGKPANIVEKMVVGRVDKFYKEICLMEQGFIKDPDKTIAQMINEAISKIGENISIRRFTRYQLGEGIEKKANDFAAEVAAAVKQ
- a CDS encoding phosphatidate cytidylyltransferase; protein product: MLVKRILTALVGIPLSVLVVVQGGWLFVAAVTALTLCAWHEWRGICSAAAIEIPQMAGGAFLLLLLGCAWQGNGRELYAITSFAALAVMSLAVLGRARYSLQTAAFTCLGALYIGAGFSHLVLLRFLSGAVNVELFGSFVAAGAVYLGIAFLGIWSSDTMAFFVGRQWGRHKLSPSISPGKTVEGFIGGLLCCVALTIYLGQVWLGLSAFSAAGLGVLIGLTAPLGDLAESALKRFAGVKDSGTLFPGHGGVLDRFDSVLFAVPVVYYYIQAVAG
- the frr gene encoding ribosome recycling factor, with the translated sequence MIKDIFNQYEDKMKKAMEALRKELSTLRAGRATPALLEKVMVDYYGTPTAVNQVANVSVPEPRTIVIQPWEKTMVPAIEKAIMKSDLGMNPNSDGAIIRLNIPQLTQERRQELVKQVHKKSEESRVTVRNLRRDANDAVKKLEKDKLISEDEAKKGQEDIQKLTDKYIKEVDAVMAAKEKEIMEV